Proteins encoded by one window of Polaribacter haliotis:
- a CDS encoding YicC family protein, producing MTGYGKAVLQLPTKKVTIEIKSLNSKNLDLNVRIPSYYKEQELNVRKKLASALVRGKVDFSIFVEMTADETSTVLNNGVIQQYMQQLRNVVQTGSSDDVELLKMAVRMPDALKTEREELDENEWNIINEHIDIAIKEIVQYRIDEAASLEIDFKERITNIRTYLEEVKALDGDRVENVKTRLKKAIDDLKVDTDENRFEQELIYYLEKLDINEEKVRLANHLDYFLQTLASEDSNGKKLGFIVQEMGREINTTGSKANFAPMQKAVIQMKNELEQIKEQILNVL from the coding sequence ATGACTGGTTATGGAAAAGCAGTTTTACAATTGCCTACCAAAAAAGTAACGATAGAAATTAAATCTTTAAACAGTAAAAACCTCGACTTAAACGTTCGAATTCCCTCTTATTACAAAGAACAAGAATTAAATGTTCGTAAAAAACTGGCTAGTGCATTAGTTCGTGGAAAAGTAGATTTTTCTATTTTCGTTGAAATGACTGCAGATGAAACTTCAACCGTTTTAAATAATGGGGTTATACAACAATACATGCAACAATTAAGAAATGTTGTACAAACAGGAAGTTCGGATGATGTTGAATTACTGAAAATGGCTGTTAGAATGCCAGATGCATTAAAAACAGAACGTGAGGAATTAGATGAAAACGAATGGAATATCATCAACGAACATATAGATATTGCCATTAAAGAAATTGTACAATATAGAATTGATGAAGCTGCTTCTTTAGAGATAGATTTTAAAGAAAGAATTACAAATATTAGAACGTATTTAGAGGAAGTAAAAGCTTTGGATGGAGATAGAGTAGAAAATGTAAAAACGCGTTTAAAAAAGGCAATCGACGATTTAAAAGTAGATACTGATGAGAATCGTTTTGAGCAAGAATTAATTTATTATTTAGAGAAATTAGATATTAATGAAGAGAAAGTTCGTTTGGCAAATCATTTAGATTATTTCTTACAAACTTTGGCTTCTGAAGATTCTAATGGAAAAAAATTAGGTTTTATTGTTCAAGAAATGGGACGTGAAATTAACACAACTGGTTCCAAAGCCAATTTTGCACCAATGCAAAAAGCAGTAATTCAAATGAAAAATGAATTGGAGCAAATTAAAGAACAGATTTTAAACGTACTGTAA